Within Prochlorococcus marinus XMU1411, the genomic segment AATAGGTTTCGATAAGATAATCTCAGAATCTACGAGACCATTAATTCGTTTTCTTTTATAAAAACCAGCAGTAGTTTTTAATCTATTATCACTCCATCTAACTTTTACTAAAGGTTGATTATTAACCGTTAAAGAATTTTCAAAATATTTGCTATTAAATCTATGAAATAAGGGTAAAAGAGGAATTACGGGCATTATGGATTAAAATTAGTATTATTTTGACAAAAAAAGCCATCAAAAACGATTTCTTTTCTTAAAGTAATAAAAAACTCAAATTAACATGGATGCAACACTAGTTAAAGATATCGGAATTAAAGCATTATTAGTTGGCGGAGCAGTACTAGTTTCTTTTTGGACTTTTAATGCAGTCAAATTAGTTATAAGCGCCAGAGGAATTAATCCATTAGTAAGAAAGTTTTTTGATCAAATAGCTGCTGGCAGAATTGATGCAGCTTATGGTTTGACTACAAAGACTTATAAAACTCATGTTAAACGCCAGGACTTTCTTAAATTTTTAGCTAGTTTAAACCTCAATAAATATAGAAATTTAAAATCAGGTAGGCCTAGAGTCCAAGAAGACCAAATTATAATAACTTTGAATTTAAAATCAGAAGATAAACAAGATGAGCTCCCATTAGATTTTACTTTTGCAAAAACTGACAATGATTGGAAAATAGACAGAATAGCTAAAGTGAATTAATAATTTCTTGTGAGGCAAAAAGAATTGTTTAAAGAGGAAATAATACATCAATTAGAATTACACCCAAGCAGATTAGAAAAAGAAAAGATCATCTCAGAAGCAATGGAACAAGGTCTAGATGATTTTTTTGAAGGCATCCGTATGGCACTTGATCCATTGGTAACTTTTGGTGTAAAAATTGTTCCTGAGAAAGAGACTGAAAAAAGTCAAAATTTTTTATGGGAAGATTTTAGAAAATTAGCCAATAAGCTTATTCAAAGGGAACTTACTGGTCACGCTGCACGCGATGCAATTCTTACGGCTATGGAATCTGCAAAAAAAGAGGAGTGGAATGGATTTTATAGACGAGTTTTAATTAAAGATCTTAGATGTGGTGTATCTGAAAAAACAATCAACAAGATAGCAAAAAAATTTCCCAAATATGCTATTCCTATTTTTTCTTGTCCATTAGCTCATGACAGTGCAAATCATGAAAAAAAAATGATAGGAAAAAAGCAAATTGAAATCAAATTAGATGGTGTACGCGTCTTAACTATTATTAGACAAAATAAAGTAGAAATGTTTTCTCGTAATGGTAAACAATTCCATAATTTTGGTCATATTATCTCAGAAATAGAAAACGTTTTAAAAAAAGACCCAGCACCTTATGACTTAGTTCTCGATGGTGAAGTAATGAGTGCCAACTTTCAAGATTTAATGAAACAGGTACATAGAAAAGATGGCAAACAAACCAAAGACGCAGTTCTGCATCTATTTGACTTATGCCCCCTTGAAAACTTTCAAAAAGGGAAATGGAACACTAGTCAAACGAAAAGAAGTTTATTAGTAAAAGAATGGGTAACAAAACATCCTTTGCTTCTAAAACATATACAAACACTTGAATGGGAAAATGTAGATCTCGACACTATTGAGGGACAGAAAAGATTTGTAGAGCTGAATAAATCTGCCGTGGAAGGTGGATATGAAGGAGTAATGATTAAAGATCCTGATGCTATGTATGAATGTAAAAGAACACACAGTTGGTTAAAAGCAAAACCTTTTATTGAAGTCACTTTAAAGGTAGTATCGGTTGAGGAAGGCACAGGTCGCAATAAAGGTAGACTAGGAGCTATCCTAGTAGAAGGTGAAGATGATGGGCATGAGTACAGTCTTAGTTGTGGAAGTGGATTTAGTGATATCCAACGTCAAGAATATTGGTCAAAACGGAGTCAACTTATTGGTCAACTTGTAGAAATCAGAGCTGATGCTAAAACAAAATCCAAGGATGCGGTAGCTTTTAGTCTTAGATTTCCTAGATTCAAATGCTTTAGAGGATTTAAAGCTGGAGAAAAAGTTTAAATTTAAAAAAATAATATTCAACAAAGTAGTCAAAGAAAAAAGTGGTTTTTAAATAAAAAAATAAAAATCTTGGCTATAAAATATAAGAATAATTATCAGGACTTTTTGAGAGACTAATGACGAAGAAAACAGTTTTCAAATTCATAAAAACACCTTGTGGACAGACAAAATATATCGAATTAGAAGCCAACAAAACCTTACTAGGTAAATTTAGACTGTTGTGGTTTATCTTAATTGCATCAATTAGAGATTGGAATATTAAAGAGTAAATTCTTAGGATTTTTCAAAATATTCTCTGGAGTATTTAGCTGAGAAATATACAACTAAAAAAGTTGAAATAATTCCAATGCTAGTAACATATAAATTATTTGGTGATTGCACATTTTTTAACTCCTGAATACTTTTTGCCAAACTACCTATTGAGCAATAAAGAAAAGTTCCTGGAATTATTCCAAGAAGACCAAGAGCAAAATCTCTAAATTTAACATTATTCAAACCGTAAAAATAATTAAGAATACTGAAGGGAAATATCGGCGATAATCTCGCTAAAAAAATTAATTTAAGTCCGCCTTTTTCTACTACTTTTTCCATGACACTTAATTTTGGATAACGGCTAAAAAGATTTTTTAGATTTTTTGAAAAAAAACTTTTTGATACAAAAAAAGCAACTGATGCTCCTATGGAAGCGGAAATGAAAACGATAATTGATCCTAAATATGAGCCATATAAAAAACCTGATAATAAAGATAACCAAGAAGCTGGAAGTATTAATAAAACAATTAAAATATAAATACAAACAAACGAAAAGATCCCAATTCCAGTATTAAAAAAAAAAGACAAATTATAAATATTTTCAAGAAATATATTCATTCTCAATTCAAAAGTTCGAGTTTTTTAGTAATTCTTTCCTTTTGTACCGAACCCTCATTTAATTTAAATCTGCATTCATCAACAATATCTTTTGGAGCCTTATCAACGAAATTTTTATTAGATAATCTCTTATTTAAATTTTCTAATTCAATAGTCACCTTTTTTAAATCCTTGGTTAACCTTTCCTTTAATGCATCTATATTTACAAAATCCTGAAAAGGTATGTAAACCTCTAAATCACTAATTATCCCAGAAAAAGATTTAGCAAACTCTTTTTTATCAACAGCATTAGTTTTAAAAATAAATACTTCAGAAGATTTAGTTAAGGTTTGAATATCATCAACTAAAGTTTTTAAAAAATCAATCAATTCATCATTGTCTGAAATTAAATATACAGGACCTTTTTCTGATGGCTTAAGACCTAATTCAGCTTTCAAATTTCTAATCAGCCTAATAATTTCAAAGAGTTGCTGAAAGGAATTATCAAGCTTATTATCAACAAATTTATTTTCGTGAATTGGCCATTTTTGAAGAGATAATAATGCATTATCTGGTTTTAGTTGCAGCACATGCCAAAGTTCCTCAGTAATGTGCGGCATAAAAGGATGAATCATTACCAAAATATCATTCAGCACTTTTATTAAAACTTTTTCAGATATTTGTCTATTTTTAGTCTCTTTATTATTAAACCTTTGTTTAGCAAATTCTACATACCAATCACAAAAATCATTCCACGTAAATTCATAAAGGATTTTCGCAGATTCTCCCAATTTATATTCTTTCAACAAAGCAGCAACTTTTATATTTACCTGATTCAATTTCGATAAAATCCACTTATCACATAACTCTAAAGAAGTTTCATCGCTCTCATTAAGCAAATAATTATTATTAGAAGTTTTATTAATTAATACAAATTTAGTCGCATTCCATAATTTATTCGCAAAATTTCTTGAAGCTTCAACAGTTGAAGATGTATCTTTTTTTCTATCAAAATCAAGCCGAATATCTTGTCCAGCGCCTGCAACTTCTCGAATTAAAGCAAATCGTAGAGCATCAGAACCATATTTATCAATTAATAGTATTGGATCAATACCATTACCTGAACTTTTACTCATTTTTTTATTGTTTTCATCTCGAACTAGACCATGAATATAAACATCCTTAAAAGGAATATTATTCGTAAAAGTATTCCCCATCATTGTCATTCTCGCCACCCAGAAGAAAATAATATCGAAACCAGTAACAAGAACACTATTTGGATACCATTTTTTAAAATCCGGATCATTTGTATTTGGCCAACCAAGGGTTGAGAAAGGCCATAAACCACTTGAAAACCATGTATCCAAGACATCTTTATCACGAACCAATTTAATATTTAATCCAAATTTTTTATTAGCTTCGATTAAGGCATCCTCTTCATTTCTCGCAACAACATATGGAGTATTTTGTTCTATTGAGTCTTGAGATTCATCTAAAACATACCATGCTGGTATTTGGTGCCCCCACCACAATTGCCGACTGATACACCAATCATTAATATTCTCTAACCAATCCTTATAAACTTTCTCCCAGCGTGAAGGAATAAAAGATGGTTTTTTAGAATCAATTTCATTAAGACATCCTTGTGATATATCATCCATTTTCAAAAACCATTGTGTTGACAATAAAGGTTCAATTGGCACCTTACCTCTATCAGAAAAAGGAACAGTATGTTTATAATCCTCTATTTTTGTCAAAAGTCCTAAGTTATCCAATTCTTTGATAATTTTCTTTCTAGCCTCATATCTATCTAAATTTTGAAAAATACCTGCATTAATATTTAAAGTTCCATCTTTATTCATTACATTAATCTGTTTTAAATTATGCCTTTTTCCTATTGCAAAATCATTTTGATCATGGGCTGGAGTAACCTTCACACAACCTGTACCAAAATCTTTATCAACATGTGAATCAGCGATAACAGGTATTTCTCTATCAACGAAAGGAACTTTTACTTTGACACCAATAAATTCTTTATATCTATCATCATCAGGATTAACTGCCACAGCAGTATCACCCAAAAGAGTTTCTGGTCTTGTTGTTGCAACTTCTAAGTACTTATCTAAATATTCACCACTGTCAGAAATTAAAGGGTATTTAAAATGCCATAAATGACCATTTACTTCTTGCATTTCAACTTCAAGATCACTTACGGCAGATTGAGATTCAGGGCACCAATTAACCAAATATTCGCCTCTATAAATTAAATTCTCTTTATAGAGAATATTAAAAGCCTCAATAACTGCTTCATTTAATTTTTGATCAAGAGTAAATCTTTCTCTAGTCCAGTCAACTGAATATCCTATCCTTTTTAATTGAGAAACTATTCTTCCACCACTTTGTTCTTTCCAGTTCCATGCTCTTTTAAGAAATTCATCTCTTCCAATATCCTCGCTTGTTTTGCCTTCACTTTTTAATTGTTTTTCGAGAATAGTTTGAACAGCTATTGAAGCATGATCAGTTCCCGGTAAACACAAAACATTCTTACCTAAAAGTCTTTGAAAACGTATTACAACATCTATCAAAGCCGTATTAAATGCATGCCCCATATGCAAAGATCCAGTTACATTTGGTGGCGGAATAACAATACAAAAAGGCTCCCCATCATCCTCAGGGTTAGGACTAAACGCCTTTAGACTTTCCCATTTTTCTTGCCACTTTTTCTCTACTTCAAAAGGTGAATAATTCTCGAAAGATAATTGATCATTCATCTCTGTCATGTGCAAATTTTATTTCAATAAACTTTTTGTTTATTTTATCTTGAGAGCAGCCAATTAATGAAAATAATATTAGTTTGCAAAAAAAGACAAATCCATTCTACAAAAGTTTGAAGCCAGAACCACAGGAACAACGTTTTGCATTTTTTGGTGTTGAAATAAGAAATCCACCACCGCTCAAATCACCGTAATAATCTAATTTTAAATCTTTCAGTAAATTAAACTTTTTTACATCAGCGTATAAAGTTACTCCTTCAGTTCTTGAAATAGGGGATCCATTACATGTACCTGACTTTAATTTAATATGCATCCATCCTTCGGAACAATTTTTATCCTCTACCAAATCAATCGACATTTCTCCTGGGGAACCTCCAAAAGAAGCTTGCCTAGATAGTTCTGAAGCAGCACTTTGACTGATTGAAAGATTGACGATCTCAGTCATTAGAAAAATAATAAATGGGCGATCCAGGGTTCGAACCAGGGACATCCTGCTTGTAAGGCAGGCGCTCTACCGCTGAGCTAATCGCCCTTATAATAGATCATTCTAATAGATGAAGTTGAAAATTTTATACTAAGTATTTAAATATTTCATGATTGAGGCAAAATTTAATTAATAAAATATATCCTATGTCCTCAAACAATAGATATAAATTGGAAAACAATTCCGATTTAGAGACTATAAATAGTTTTAAAATCTTAATATCTAATATCAAGGCATTAAAAGATAAAACTTGGGGCTGCCCATGGCAGAAAATACAGTCTCATGTATCGTTGATCCCATTTTTGTATGAAGAAAGTAATGAGTTTATAGATGCAATATATGAAAAAAATGCAGATAACATATGTGAGGAGTTAGGAGATCTTTTATTACAAGTAATGCTTCATGCTGAAATCGGTTACGAAGAAAAAGAATTTGCACTAAATGATGTTATAAAAAATCTAAACAAGAAAATTATTAATAGACATCCATATATTTTTAACAAAAAAGAAAAAGTATCTTTACAAAAATCACAACAGATTTGGGTAAATATAAAAAATTTAGAAAAAAAAGCACCTCATATGAAATCTTCTATTAGTAGTAATTTAAATTTGAAAATTAAAAATTTACCGCCAACAGTTGGAACAAATAAAATCACAAATGTTGTTAAAGAACATGGTTTCAAGTGGGAAAGTACTGATGATATTTTTAAAAAGTTAGAAGAAGAGATTAATGAATTAAAGGAAGCAATTAAAAGTAAAAATGATTCAGAGATAAAAAATGAATTTGGGGATATTTACTTTACTCTTCTTAATCTCGCAAACTTTTTAAAGATCAATCCTGAATCAGCTCTTCAAAAAACTAATATAAAATTTTTAGACAGATTTTCAATCGTCGAAGAGCATGCAGGAGATAATATGAAAAAACAAACTCCCAAAGACTTTCAAAGGCTTTGGCAAATAGCCAAGCAAAAAATTGCAGGAAAAATTCCTAAAAGCAAATGACAAATATTACAACATGGATCGATGAATATCATAAAGGCTCAAGATTCGGCCTAAGTGGGAAAATTCTAATTAAAAAAACCTCAAAATTTCAAGAAATTATTGTTATTGAAAATGAATATTATGGTAAAGCTTTAATGTTAGATGGTTGCTGGATGACTTCATTAAAAGACGAGAAATATTATCATGAGTGTCTTGTGCATCCTGCATTAAGTAGCATTGACGGAAAATCTAATGTATTAATTATTGGTGGTGGTGACGGTGGTACTGTAAGAGAATGCGTTAAATATTCTCAAATATCAAAAATTGATCTAGTAGAAATTGATGAAGAGGTAATCAAAATATCTAAAAAATTTCTAAAAGAAATTGGAGGCGAAGCATGGAATGACAAAAGATTAGCAATACATGTTGATGATGGTGTTAAATGGGTAAAAAAAACAAGAGATAATTTTTACGACGTTATATTTATAGATAGTTCAGATCCCTCAGAATTTTCAAATTTATTATTTTCAGATTCTTTTTATAAAGAATGTAAAAGAATACTTACACCAAGTGGGGTATTAGCAACGCAAAGCGAATCTCCTGAATCCTTCAAAAATATTCACATAAATATTTTGAAAACCCTAAAAAATATATTTAAAGTTTCTGAAACTATGTATTCATTTGTGCCTATATATCCAAGCGGGATTTGGAGTTGGACGTTTGCTTCTTCAGAAGATCTAAATTTATCAACGCAAAATTATAATGAAGTCCTAAAAATAGAAAAAGGATGTGAAATTTGGAATTTAAATTTTCAAAATGCAGCATTTAAAATGATGCCAAATAAAATTGTAAAAGAACTAGATTTATAAGATGACAAAAAATTTATTTGATAACGAAAATGCAATTTATATGGGAGCAAAAAGAAGTCCTGAGAATTGCTCAATTGGTATATTTGGAGTTAATTATGACGGGACATGTTCGTTTAAACCAGGAGCAAGATTTGGTCCAGAAGCAATAAGACAGGTCAGTTCTTGTTTAGAAACATATTGTCCAAAAATAAAAAAAGACTTAGAGGATATTATGTATGTTGATTTTGGATCAATACTAATTGATAAAAATGACTCAAAGTCTGTTATTGAATCAGTTAAATCAGCAACAAATTATTTAATTAGTAAACGCCTTAGTCCTATTATGCTTGGAGGCGAACACTCTATTACAAGAGGTGCTATTGAAGCATTGGTAAAAAAATATCCAGATTTGATATTGGTTCAACTTGATGCTCATGCAGATTTAAGAGAATCATATATAGGGAATAAACATAGTCATGCTTGTACTATGAAAAGATGCTTAGAAGTGCTACCTGAAAAAAAAATTTTGCAAGTAGGAATTAGAAGTGGAACTAAAGAAGAATTTGAAATTATGGATAACAACAACCAATTAGTAAACTTTTGTCCAGGCGGAAATGCACATGAGTTAAAACAAGCTCTTCTACCATACGCTAAGTCTCCAATCTATTTAACAATAGATTTAGATTGGTTTGATCCCAGTTTATTAGCAGGTACGGGCACTCCAGAACCTGGAGGATTTTTTTGGAATGATTTTGAAGAAATACTGAAAACTTTAAAAGACCTTAGAATTGTGGCTTCAGATATTGTGGAATTATCTCCAGAAATTGATAAAAGCGGAGTAAGTAGCATAGTTGCAGCCAAAATACTTAGAAGCTTAATTTTGTCATTAGAAAATATGCAATAACAAATTTCTAAACTACAGTGTAAAAATACTAAATACAAACTAAATATTTCATGGATTTGCTAAAAAGTCCTCTTTATTCAAAATATGTTGAATCCAATGCAAAATTAGTGGATTTTGCAGGTTGGGAAATGCCCATATCATTTTCAGGATTAATTAAAGAGCATGAATCAGTTAGATCTTCAGCAGGATTATTTGATATTTCTCACATGGGTGTGATTTCTATCAAGGGAATCAATCCAAAGGATTATATTCAAAAACTTTTTCCTACTAATTTGTACTCCTTTTCTGAAGGTCAGGGACTTTATACAGTAATGCTGAATGATAAAGGCGGAATAATAGATGACTTAATAATTTATGACCTTGGTATACAAGACAATGACATATCAGAATTATTGTTAATAGTTAATGCAAGTAGATATGAAGAAGATGTTCAGTGGATAAAAAATAGTTTAAATATTTCTGAGATTTCGATAACAAACTTCAAAAAAGACAAAGTACTTTTAGCACTACAGGGAAAAAACTCATTCGATTTATTTGAAAAATGGATTGAATCTTCGATCTCACATATCCCTAACTTTGGATGCGAATATAAAATTTTTGAACATATTTCGCCTAAAGAAAAAATTTTCTTTTCGAAGACAGGCTATACGGGGGAAAATGGTCTAGAAATACTTTTATCTAAAAAAGCTGCAATTAATTTATGGGATTTCTCAATTTCCAAAAATGTTCCCCCTTGTGGTTTAGGAGCTAGAGATACTCTTAGACTTGAAGCAGGCATGCATCTTTATGGTCAAGACATAAATGAAAAAACTTCTCCATATGAAGCAGGGTTAGGCTGGCTAGTACATCTAGAGAATAATCACGAATTCTTTGGAAGAAGATTTCTTGAAGAACAGTCAAGATTAGGTATTCAAAAAAAGTTAGTTGGTCTCTCTATAGAAGGTAAAGCAATAGGAAGAAAAGGTTGCGCAGTTCTTAAAGGTGAAGAAAATATCGGTACTATTACAAGCGGCAGCTGGTCTCCAACTAAACAACAAGCTATAGCTTTTGCATACATCAATACTTCGCATGCCTTAATAAATAATGATGTTCAAATATTAATAAGAGGCAAAAAATTCAAAGGGATAATAACAAAGAGAGCATTTTATAAAAAAAATTATTAACTAAATTTACCCTTAAAGAAT encodes:
- a CDS encoding RNA ligase family protein, which produces MFKEEIIHQLELHPSRLEKEKIISEAMEQGLDDFFEGIRMALDPLVTFGVKIVPEKETEKSQNFLWEDFRKLANKLIQRELTGHAARDAILTAMESAKKEEWNGFYRRVLIKDLRCGVSEKTINKIAKKFPKYAIPIFSCPLAHDSANHEKKMIGKKQIEIKLDGVRVLTIIRQNKVEMFSRNGKQFHNFGHIISEIENVLKKDPAPYDLVLDGEVMSANFQDLMKQVHRKDGKQTKDAVLHLFDLCPLENFQKGKWNTSQTKRSLLVKEWVTKHPLLLKHIQTLEWENVDLDTIEGQKRFVELNKSAVEGGYEGVMIKDPDAMYECKRTHSWLKAKPFIEVTLKVVSVEEGTGRNKGRLGAILVEGEDDGHEYSLSCGSGFSDIQRQEYWSKRSQLIGQLVEIRADAKTKSKDAVAFSLRFPRFKCFRGFKAGEKV
- a CDS encoding TVP38/TMEM64 family protein translates to MNIFLENIYNLSFFFNTGIGIFSFVCIYILIVLLILPASWLSLLSGFLYGSYLGSIIVFISASIGASVAFFVSKSFFSKNLKNLFSRYPKLSVMEKVVEKGGLKLIFLARLSPIFPFSILNYFYGLNNVKFRDFALGLLGIIPGTFLYCSIGSLAKSIQELKNVQSPNNLYVTSIGIISTFLVVYFSAKYSREYFEKS
- a CDS encoding valine--tRNA ligase is translated as MTEMNDQLSFENYSPFEVEKKWQEKWESLKAFSPNPEDDGEPFCIVIPPPNVTGSLHMGHAFNTALIDVVIRFQRLLGKNVLCLPGTDHASIAVQTILEKQLKSEGKTSEDIGRDEFLKRAWNWKEQSGGRIVSQLKRIGYSVDWTRERFTLDQKLNEAVIEAFNILYKENLIYRGEYLVNWCPESQSAVSDLEVEMQEVNGHLWHFKYPLISDSGEYLDKYLEVATTRPETLLGDTAVAVNPDDDRYKEFIGVKVKVPFVDREIPVIADSHVDKDFGTGCVKVTPAHDQNDFAIGKRHNLKQINVMNKDGTLNINAGIFQNLDRYEARKKIIKELDNLGLLTKIEDYKHTVPFSDRGKVPIEPLLSTQWFLKMDDISQGCLNEIDSKKPSFIPSRWEKVYKDWLENINDWCISRQLWWGHQIPAWYVLDESQDSIEQNTPYVVARNEEDALIEANKKFGLNIKLVRDKDVLDTWFSSGLWPFSTLGWPNTNDPDFKKWYPNSVLVTGFDIIFFWVARMTMMGNTFTNNIPFKDVYIHGLVRDENNKKMSKSSGNGIDPILLIDKYGSDALRFALIREVAGAGQDIRLDFDRKKDTSSTVEASRNFANKLWNATKFVLINKTSNNNYLLNESDETSLELCDKWILSKLNQVNIKVAALLKEYKLGESAKILYEFTWNDFCDWYVEFAKQRFNNKETKNRQISEKVLIKVLNDILVMIHPFMPHITEELWHVLQLKPDNALLSLQKWPIHENKFVDNKLDNSFQQLFEIIRLIRNLKAELGLKPSEKGPVYLISDNDELIDFLKTLVDDIQTLTKSSEVFIFKTNAVDKKEFAKSFSGIISDLEVYIPFQDFVNIDALKERLTKDLKKVTIELENLNKRLSNKNFVDKAPKDIVDECRFKLNEGSVQKERITKKLELLN
- a CDS encoding AIR synthase, encoding MSLVRTLDRPFIIFLMTEIVNLSISQSAASELSRQASFGGSPGEMSIDLVEDKNCSEGWMHIKLKSGTCNGSPISRTEGVTLYADVKKFNLLKDLKLDYYGDLSGGGFLISTPKNAKRCSCGSGFKLL
- the mazG gene encoding nucleoside triphosphate pyrophosphohydrolase gives rise to the protein MSSNNRYKLENNSDLETINSFKILISNIKALKDKTWGCPWQKIQSHVSLIPFLYEESNEFIDAIYEKNADNICEELGDLLLQVMLHAEIGYEEKEFALNDVIKNLNKKIINRHPYIFNKKEKVSLQKSQQIWVNIKNLEKKAPHMKSSISSNLNLKIKNLPPTVGTNKITNVVKEHGFKWESTDDIFKKLEEEINELKEAIKSKNDSEIKNEFGDIYFTLLNLANFLKINPESALQKTNIKFLDRFSIVEEHAGDNMKKQTPKDFQRLWQIAKQKIAGKIPKSK
- the speE gene encoding polyamine aminopropyltransferase — its product is MTNITTWIDEYHKGSRFGLSGKILIKKTSKFQEIIVIENEYYGKALMLDGCWMTSLKDEKYYHECLVHPALSSIDGKSNVLIIGGGDGGTVRECVKYSQISKIDLVEIDEEVIKISKKFLKEIGGEAWNDKRLAIHVDDGVKWVKKTRDNFYDVIFIDSSDPSEFSNLLFSDSFYKECKRILTPSGVLATQSESPESFKNIHINILKTLKNIFKVSETMYSFVPIYPSGIWSWTFASSEDLNLSTQNYNEVLKIEKGCEIWNLNFQNAAFKMMPNKIVKELDL
- the speB gene encoding agmatinase produces the protein MTKNLFDNENAIYMGAKRSPENCSIGIFGVNYDGTCSFKPGARFGPEAIRQVSSCLETYCPKIKKDLEDIMYVDFGSILIDKNDSKSVIESVKSATNYLISKRLSPIMLGGEHSITRGAIEALVKKYPDLILVQLDAHADLRESYIGNKHSHACTMKRCLEVLPEKKILQVGIRSGTKEEFEIMDNNNQLVNFCPGGNAHELKQALLPYAKSPIYLTIDLDWFDPSLLAGTGTPEPGGFFWNDFEEILKTLKDLRIVASDIVELSPEIDKSGVSSIVAAKILRSLILSLENMQ
- the gcvT gene encoding glycine cleavage system aminomethyltransferase GcvT, whose product is MDLLKSPLYSKYVESNAKLVDFAGWEMPISFSGLIKEHESVRSSAGLFDISHMGVISIKGINPKDYIQKLFPTNLYSFSEGQGLYTVMLNDKGGIIDDLIIYDLGIQDNDISELLLIVNASRYEEDVQWIKNSLNISEISITNFKKDKVLLALQGKNSFDLFEKWIESSISHIPNFGCEYKIFEHISPKEKIFFSKTGYTGENGLEILLSKKAAINLWDFSISKNVPPCGLGARDTLRLEAGMHLYGQDINEKTSPYEAGLGWLVHLENNHEFFGRRFLEEQSRLGIQKKLVGLSIEGKAIGRKGCAVLKGEENIGTITSGSWSPTKQQAIAFAYINTSHALINNDVQILIRGKKFKGIITKRAFYKKNY